One genomic region from Mycobacterium basiliense encodes:
- a CDS encoding SDR family NAD(P)-dependent oxidoreductase: MFNFRSAINISDLSGGVVAITGAGSGMGRELALLCARRGANLALCDINESSVSETGMAARQLGRDVMTRRVDVADPEQMCAFAEATFTHFGGVDVVVNNAGVGLVGGFLDTSRKDWDWLVSINLMGVVHGCDAFLPAMINSGRGGQVVNVSSAAGLLANPQLSAYSATKFAVLGLSEALRIELRPYGIGVTAICPGVINTAIATASPIRGAGDGDARRQRLTAAYKRRGYTPERAARNILRAIGRNRAVAPIAAEAHLMYVLSRVAPPLARWIAARMAEIAK; the protein is encoded by the coding sequence ATGTTCAACTTCCGATCAGCTATCAACATCTCAGACCTGTCCGGTGGCGTGGTTGCGATCACCGGAGCCGGCAGCGGCATGGGCCGCGAACTGGCCCTGCTGTGTGCGCGACGCGGCGCAAACCTGGCGTTGTGCGACATCAACGAATCGTCGGTGAGCGAAACCGGTATGGCCGCAAGGCAACTCGGTAGAGACGTGATGACGCGTCGGGTAGATGTCGCCGATCCCGAACAGATGTGCGCCTTCGCCGAAGCCACCTTTACTCACTTCGGCGGCGTGGACGTCGTGGTCAACAACGCCGGAGTGGGCCTCGTCGGCGGTTTCTTGGACACCAGCCGCAAGGACTGGGACTGGTTGGTATCGATCAACTTGATGGGGGTTGTTCACGGCTGCGACGCTTTCCTGCCGGCGATGATCAACTCCGGACGCGGCGGACAGGTGGTCAACGTGTCGTCGGCGGCGGGACTGCTTGCCAACCCTCAGCTTTCGGCCTACAGCGCCACGAAATTCGCCGTGCTGGGCCTGTCCGAGGCGCTGCGCATCGAACTTAGGCCCTACGGCATCGGTGTCACCGCCATCTGCCCCGGCGTCATCAACACGGCCATCGCCACCGCGAGCCCAATCCGGGGAGCCGGCGACGGTGACGCGCGCCGACAGCGTCTCACGGCGGCCTACAAACGGCGCGGGTACACCCCGGAGCGCGCGGCCCGCAACATTCTGCGCGCGATCGGGCGCAATCGCGCGGTGGCACCGATCGCCGCTGAGGCCCACCTCATGTATGTGCTATCCCGCGTCGCTCCGCCGCTCGCTCGCTGGATCGCCGCGCGAATGGCCGAAATAGCCAAGTGA
- a CDS encoding WS/DGAT/MGAT family O-acyltransferase, with product MQPISPLDSMFLRAESREHPLHVAGLQLFTPPAGAGPLFAQETYQAMRVSHDVTAAFRKHPAKTLGGITNLAWTFDDDVDLDYHVRRSGLPAPGRVRELLELTSRLHGTLLDRHRPLWEMHLIDGLKDGRFAIYTKMHHAIVDGVSALNLLQGSLSSDRDDQQIQVPWALPPRATDQPTDHVGRWVKARAAMQSMARHATSPIAVGRAALVEQQLTLPFRAPRTMLNVPIGGARRCAAQSWSLGRVKDVKNAAGVTVNDVVLAMCAGALRRYLTEQNAMPAAPLVAMVPVNLRNKNDADGGNVASAVLCNLATHLDDPDQRLATIHSSMRDNKAVLAQLPRTQAIALGMSTTLAPTLLGTLPGIGTSIAPSFNVCISNVPGVRDPLYRNGARLDGNYPMSIVTDGQALNITLATSADSLDFGLVGCRRAVPHLQRLLGHLETSLKELESAVGL from the coding sequence ATGCAACCCATCTCGCCACTTGACTCGATGTTCCTGCGTGCCGAGTCCCGTGAACATCCGCTACACGTGGCCGGCCTACAGCTGTTCACCCCACCGGCGGGCGCCGGCCCGTTGTTTGCGCAGGAGACCTACCAGGCCATGCGCGTATCGCACGACGTGACGGCCGCATTCCGCAAGCACCCCGCCAAGACCCTGGGCGGAATCACCAACCTGGCCTGGACATTCGATGACGATGTCGATCTGGATTACCACGTACGGCGGTCGGGCCTGCCGGCGCCCGGACGCGTCCGCGAATTGCTGGAGCTGACCTCTCGGCTGCACGGCACCCTGTTGGACCGCCATCGACCCCTGTGGGAGATGCATCTGATCGACGGCCTCAAGGATGGGCGCTTTGCGATCTACACCAAGATGCATCACGCCATCGTCGATGGGGTGTCCGCGCTCAATCTACTCCAGGGGTCGCTGAGTTCTGACCGCGATGATCAGCAGATTCAGGTTCCGTGGGCACTGCCGCCGCGCGCTACCGACCAGCCGACCGACCATGTGGGGCGCTGGGTAAAGGCCAGGGCCGCAATGCAATCGATGGCACGACACGCCACGTCACCGATCGCAGTGGGCCGTGCCGCGCTCGTTGAGCAGCAGCTGACTCTGCCATTTCGCGCACCCCGCACCATGCTCAACGTGCCCATCGGTGGTGCCCGCCGGTGCGCGGCCCAGTCCTGGTCACTGGGTCGCGTCAAGGACGTCAAGAACGCGGCCGGAGTGACGGTCAATGACGTGGTGCTGGCCATGTGCGCCGGCGCGCTGCGCCGCTATCTCACTGAACAGAACGCGATGCCGGCGGCGCCACTGGTGGCGATGGTTCCGGTGAACTTGCGCAACAAAAATGACGCTGACGGCGGTAATGTCGCCTCGGCGGTGTTGTGTAACCTGGCCACCCACCTTGACGATCCCGACCAGCGCCTGGCGACCATTCACTCGTCAATGCGCGACAACAAGGCCGTTCTCGCGCAGCTACCGCGGACGCAGGCGATAGCCTTGGGGATGTCCACCACTCTTGCCCCGACGCTGCTGGGCACACTTCCCGGGATCGGTACATCGATCGCGCCGTCGTTCAACGTGTGCATTTCCAACGTCCCAGGAGTGCGAGACCCGTTGTACCGCAATGGCGCCAGGCTCGACGGTAACTACCCGATGTCCATAGTGACCGATGGGCAGGCGCTGAACATCACCCTGGCGACCAGCGCCGACAGCTTGGATTTCGGTCTTGTCGGATGCCGCCGCGCGGTGCCGCATCTACAACGCCTGCTTGGGCATCTGGAGACTTCGTTGAAAGAGTTGGAATCCGCTGTGGGACTCTGA
- a CDS encoding SDR family oxidoreductase, whose product MRLNAGLLIATKGLAYTLGSYGIRVNSVPPGGIATDVSRHAWTDPIG is encoded by the coding sequence GTGCGGCTTAACGCGGGTCTGTTGATCGCCACGAAGGGCTTGGCCTACACGTTGGGTTCTTATGGCATCCGGGTAAATAGTGTGCCCCCGGGAGGAATAGCGACAGACGTGAGTCGTCATGCCTGGACGGATCCCATCGGGTGA
- a CDS encoding SDR family oxidoreductase: MEKGLPLDSRGQPDEVACAIVYLASEQASYPAGADVIVDGGWILRAGGET, encoded by the coding sequence ATCGAAAAGGGACTCCCCTTAGACAGTAGGGGACAGCCGGACGAAGTTGCGTGCGCCATCGTATATCTGGCGTCCGAACAAGCCAGCTACCCGGCCGGTGCCGATGTCATTGTCGATGGTGGCTGGATACTCAGAGCGGGTGGGGAAACGTGA
- a CDS encoding short-chain fatty acyl-CoA regulator family protein gives MAKTFAGARLRRLREEHGLTQVALARALGLSTSYVNQLENDQRPITVSVLLALTERFDLPGQYFAPDSDARLISDLREVFAEGPATAAQIDELVARMPAVGQMLVNLHRRIHDVTTELEALHGRANVDVPGDPQQPMPFEEVRDFFYDRKNYIGDLDVAAEELFNRSGLRIGGLDGQLALLLGDKLGIAVVIDDGETLNPNSKRRFHVDSKTLYLARWLHPGQRAFQLATQIALLTQNDLITGIIARDHQLSDDARAVARIGLANYFAGALLLPYLQFLEAAERVRYDIDQLGRRFEVGFETICHRLSTLQRPSARGVPFIFVRTDSAGNISKRQSATAFHFSRVGGNCPLWVVHHAFARPGQFLTQVAQMPDERTYFWIARTTTSDPGRYLGPDKSFAIGLGCDIGHADKLIYSVGIELTDTQAFVPIGAGCKICDRPTCPQRAFPYLGHRVQVDPHISTDLPYPPAVVGGVEHIGPGRT, from the coding sequence ATGGCGAAAACCTTCGCCGGCGCGCGGCTACGGCGGTTACGCGAGGAGCACGGGCTAACCCAGGTGGCGCTGGCCCGTGCCTTGGGGTTGTCAACGAGCTACGTCAATCAGCTCGAAAACGACCAGCGCCCGATCACCGTTTCGGTGTTGTTGGCCCTGACCGAACGTTTCGATCTGCCGGGTCAATATTTCGCACCGGATTCCGATGCCCGTTTGATTTCGGACCTACGCGAGGTGTTCGCCGAAGGGCCCGCCACGGCCGCCCAAATCGACGAGCTCGTCGCCCGCATGCCGGCGGTTGGTCAAATGCTGGTCAACCTGCACCGGCGGATACACGATGTCACCACTGAACTCGAAGCACTGCACGGTCGAGCCAACGTCGACGTGCCCGGCGACCCGCAGCAGCCGATGCCCTTCGAGGAGGTGCGGGACTTCTTCTACGACCGAAAGAACTACATCGGCGACTTGGATGTCGCGGCCGAGGAGCTGTTCAACCGAAGTGGGCTGCGGATTGGCGGACTCGACGGCCAACTGGCACTGCTGCTCGGTGACAAGCTCGGTATCGCCGTGGTCATTGACGACGGCGAGACGCTAAATCCGAACTCCAAAAGGCGCTTTCACGTTGATTCCAAGACGCTGTACCTAGCGCGATGGTTGCATCCGGGCCAGCGCGCCTTTCAACTGGCGACCCAGATTGCGCTGCTCACCCAGAACGATCTGATCACCGGCATCATCGCCCGCGATCACCAGCTCAGCGACGACGCCCGCGCAGTGGCCCGCATCGGCCTGGCCAACTACTTTGCCGGCGCGCTGCTCCTGCCCTACCTGCAATTTCTGGAAGCCGCCGAGCGGGTCCGCTATGACATAGACCAACTTGGCCGACGTTTCGAGGTGGGTTTCGAAACGATCTGCCATCGGCTGTCGACTCTGCAACGCCCGAGTGCACGCGGTGTCCCGTTCATCTTTGTCCGCACCGACAGCGCCGGAAACATCTCTAAACGCCAGTCCGCCACCGCATTCCACTTCTCACGGGTGGGCGGGAACTGCCCCCTCTGGGTGGTGCACCACGCCTTTGCCCGGCCGGGCCAATTCCTGACGCAGGTGGCACAGATGCCTGACGAGCGAACCTATTTCTGGATCGCCAGAACCACCACCTCAGACCCCGGCCGCTATCTAGGGCCGGACAAGAGCTTCGCTATCGGACTGGGATGCGACATCGGCCACGCCGACAAGCTGATCTACTCCGTCGGGATCGAGCTGACGGATACCCAGGCGTTCGTGCCGATCGGGGCCGGCTGCAAGATCTGCGATCGACCCACCTGCCCGCAGCGTGCTTTCCCATACCTGGGCCACCGGGTGCAGGTGGATCCGCATATCAGCACCGATTTGCCCTATCCGCCGGCGGTGGTGGGCGGTGTCGAGCACATCGGACCCGGCCGAACTTGA
- the prpD gene encoding 2-methylcitrate dehydratase PrpD: protein MRIHDVRARRSADDFPRTEHLAWKIAEVAADPVAVPPETQAMVINRVIDNAAVSAASVIRRPVAVARAQALAHRRPVAGAKVFGVDGDFSPEWAAWANGVAVRELDFHDTFLAADYSHPGDNIPPLVAVAQHLGLDGANLIRGIATGYEIQMDLVRGICLHEHKIDHVAHLGPSVAAGLGTMLGLSPETIYAAIGQALHLTTATRQSRKGLISSWKAFAPAWAGKVAIEAVDRAMRGEGAPAPCWEGEDGVIAWLLSGPEHTYHVPLPEPGEPKRAILDSYTKEYSAEYQSQALIDLAGRMRARIGDLAQVETILLHTSQHTHQVIGTGSNDPQKFDPDASRETLDHSVMYIFAVALQDGSWHHERSYAPERIHRADTIALWRKVSTVEDPEWTRRYHSADPAEKAFGARAEITLKSGEVIIDELAVADAHPMGARPFHREQYVEKFVKLADGVVTEAEQQRFLSVAENLAGLKSAALGELNITVDTPVLDKAPTISSGILG, encoded by the coding sequence ATGCGGATCCATGACGTTCGAGCCCGGCGCAGCGCCGACGACTTTCCCCGCACTGAACACCTGGCGTGGAAGATTGCCGAGGTAGCCGCGGACCCGGTTGCGGTGCCCCCCGAAACCCAGGCGATGGTGATCAACCGCGTCATCGACAACGCGGCGGTGTCGGCCGCGTCGGTCATTCGTCGCCCGGTCGCCGTCGCGCGGGCACAAGCGCTCGCACATCGCCGCCCAGTAGCGGGAGCAAAGGTGTTCGGTGTCGACGGGGATTTCTCACCGGAGTGGGCGGCCTGGGCCAACGGCGTCGCGGTGCGCGAATTGGACTTCCACGACACCTTTCTCGCGGCGGACTACTCCCACCCGGGTGACAACATCCCCCCGCTGGTCGCGGTCGCCCAACACCTCGGCCTCGATGGTGCCAACCTCATCCGTGGCATCGCCACCGGCTACGAGATCCAGATGGACTTGGTTCGCGGAATCTGCTTGCACGAGCACAAGATCGACCACGTCGCACATCTCGGTCCGTCGGTCGCCGCCGGTCTGGGCACCATGCTTGGTTTGTCGCCGGAGACCATCTACGCCGCGATCGGTCAAGCGTTGCATCTGACCACGGCCACCCGGCAATCCCGCAAGGGCCTGATTTCGAGTTGGAAGGCATTCGCGCCCGCGTGGGCCGGCAAGGTCGCGATTGAGGCCGTCGACCGCGCCATGCGCGGGGAAGGCGCGCCGGCACCCTGCTGGGAGGGCGAGGACGGGGTGATCGCTTGGCTGCTGTCCGGCCCTGAGCACACCTATCACGTACCGCTACCCGAACCGGGCGAGCCCAAACGCGCCATCCTGGACAGCTACACCAAGGAGTATTCGGCGGAATACCAGAGTCAGGCTCTGATCGACCTCGCCGGTCGGATGCGTGCGCGCATCGGCGACCTGGCGCAGGTCGAGACGATCCTGCTGCACACGAGTCAGCACACCCACCAGGTGATCGGGACTGGCTCCAACGACCCGCAGAAGTTCGACCCGGATGCCTCACGCGAAACACTGGACCACTCGGTGATGTACATCTTCGCGGTCGCGTTGCAAGACGGCAGCTGGCACCACGAGCGGTCCTACGCGCCGGAGCGTATCCATCGGGCCGACACCATCGCGTTGTGGCGCAAGGTTTCCACCGTCGAGGATCCCGAGTGGACCCGGCGCTACCACTCAGCCGACCCGGCCGAGAAGGCGTTCGGCGCCCGCGCTGAGATCACCCTGAAAAGCGGCGAGGTGATCATCGACGAGCTTGCGGTTGCCGATGCGCATCCGATGGGCGCCAGGCCATTTCATCGAGAGCAGTACGTCGAGAAGTTCGTAAAGCTAGCCGACGGCGTCGTTACCGAGGCCGAGCAGCAACGGTTCCTGTCGGTGGCCGAAAATCTGGCCGGCCTGAAATCCGCAGCGTTGGGTGAACTTAACATCACCGTCGATACGCCCGTGCTCGACAAGGCGCCCACGATCTCGTCGGGCATCCTCGGATGA
- the prpB gene encoding methylisocitrate lyase, producing the protein MSAQFGSALPAAQKRIAFREALESGLLQRFPGAFSPLVAKLVAELGFDGVYLSGAALSADLGLPDIGVTTLTEVSARGAQIAAVTDLPTLIDADTGFGEPMSAARTVRVLEDAGVAGCHLEDQVNPKRCGHLDGKAVVSTSEMVSRVRAAVTARRDPNFIVCARTDAAAVEGVPAAIDRAKAYADAGADLIFTEALRTAAEFERFRAALDTPLLANMTEFGKSELLTATQLSELGYNMVIYPVTTLRLALYAIEAGLREIAYTGTQSGLLDRMQHRSRLYQLLQYADYNQFDSEIYNFALTGAMP; encoded by the coding sequence ATGAGCGCCCAGTTCGGTAGCGCGCTGCCCGCTGCCCAAAAGCGAATCGCCTTCCGGGAGGCACTGGAAAGCGGACTGTTGCAACGATTTCCGGGTGCCTTTTCACCATTGGTCGCCAAGCTGGTCGCCGAACTCGGGTTTGACGGGGTCTATCTGTCCGGTGCGGCTCTGTCGGCCGACCTCGGTCTGCCCGACATTGGCGTGACGACCCTGACCGAGGTCAGCGCGCGGGGCGCGCAGATAGCGGCGGTGACCGACCTGCCCACGTTGATCGACGCCGACACGGGCTTCGGCGAGCCGATGAGCGCGGCACGCACGGTGCGGGTGCTGGAAGACGCCGGTGTGGCGGGTTGCCATCTCGAGGACCAGGTAAACCCCAAACGTTGCGGGCATCTCGACGGCAAGGCGGTGGTGAGCACCTCCGAGATGGTCAGCCGGGTCCGGGCCGCGGTAACTGCTCGGCGTGATCCCAATTTCATCGTCTGTGCGCGCACCGACGCGGCCGCAGTGGAAGGGGTGCCCGCGGCGATCGATCGGGCCAAGGCCTACGCCGACGCGGGTGCCGACCTGATTTTCACCGAGGCCCTACGCACAGCGGCCGAGTTCGAGCGGTTCCGAGCCGCGTTGGACACCCCGTTGCTGGCCAACATGACCGAGTTCGGCAAGTCCGAGCTACTGACGGCTACGCAGTTGTCCGAACTCGGCTACAACATGGTGATCTACCCGGTGACCACCCTGCGGTTGGCCCTGTACGCCATCGAGGCCGGTCTGCGCGAAATTGCCTACACCGGAACACAATCCGGTCTCCTAGACCGCATGCAGCACCGGAGCCGACTTTACCAGCTGCTGCAATATGCCGATTACAACCAATTCGATTCCGAGATCTACAACTTCGCCCTGACGGGAGCTATGCCGTGA
- a CDS encoding bifunctional 2-methylcitrate synthase/citrate synthase yields MNAIDDKPRIFKGLAGVVVDTTAISKVVPETNSLTYRGYAVQDLAAHCSFEQVAYLLWHGELPNDQQLALFTQRERAARALNRSTLSLLAKLPDTCHPMDVVRTLISYLGAEDPDEDDGGTRANYAKSLRMFAMLPTVVAADMRRRRGLPPIAPHSHMNYAQNFLHMCFGDVPEQVVVDAFEQSMVLYAEHSFNASTFAARVVTSTQSDIYSAVTAAIGALKGPLHGGANEMVMRDMLDIGSSGRASEWLRAKLARKDKVMGFGHRVYRNGDSRVPTMKQALTRVATARNGQRWLDIYHILERDMAAATGIRPNLDFPTGPAYHLMGFDIGCFTPIFVMSRITGWTAHVMEQTASNALIRPLSEYVGTAPRALKLTR; encoded by the coding sequence GTGAACGCGATCGACGACAAGCCACGCATATTCAAGGGGCTAGCCGGCGTCGTCGTCGACACCACGGCAATCTCCAAAGTTGTCCCCGAGACCAACTCGTTGACCTATCGCGGATATGCGGTGCAAGACCTCGCGGCGCACTGCAGTTTTGAGCAGGTCGCCTACTTGTTGTGGCACGGCGAACTCCCCAACGATCAGCAATTGGCGTTGTTCACCCAGCGCGAACGCGCTGCCCGAGCATTGAATCGATCCACGCTGTCGTTGCTGGCGAAGCTGCCCGATACCTGTCACCCGATGGACGTGGTGCGCACATTGATCAGCTATCTGGGCGCCGAAGACCCCGACGAGGACGACGGCGGTACGCGGGCCAATTACGCCAAGTCGCTGCGAATGTTCGCCATGCTGCCCACCGTGGTAGCCGCCGACATGCGCCGACGGCGCGGTCTGCCGCCGATTGCGCCGCACAGCCACATGAACTATGCACAGAACTTCCTACATATGTGCTTTGGTGATGTACCGGAACAGGTGGTGGTGGACGCCTTCGAACAGTCCATGGTCCTTTATGCCGAACACAGCTTCAACGCATCTACTTTCGCCGCCCGGGTGGTCACCTCCACCCAATCCGACATCTACAGCGCGGTCACAGCGGCTATCGGTGCGCTCAAGGGGCCGCTACACGGTGGCGCCAACGAAATGGTTATGCGCGACATGTTGGACATCGGATCATCTGGCAGGGCATCGGAGTGGTTGCGCGCAAAGCTGGCCCGCAAAGATAAAGTCATGGGCTTCGGCCACCGCGTCTACCGCAACGGTGACTCACGTGTACCGACGATGAAGCAGGCCCTGACCCGCGTGGCCACGGCCCGCAATGGTCAGCGGTGGCTCGACATCTACCACATTCTGGAGCGCGATATGGCGGCGGCGACTGGAATCAGGCCGAATCTGGACTTCCCCACCGGGCCCGCCTATCACCTGATGGGCTTCGACATCGGTTGCTTTACGCCGATCTTCGTAATGAGCCGGATCACCGGGTGGACCGCCCACGTCATGGAACAAACCGCGTCCAATGCTTTGATCCGGCCGCTCAGCGAGTACGTCGGAACCGCACCTCGGGCGCTCAAGCTGACCCGTTGA
- a CDS encoding DUF5994 family protein has product MRLALAPELGAPLDGAWWPHSASIARELPELVDALAGRLGNVLAISVNWSSLESSPDLDALNCPTKGDHGRVCGHQRLMMITGSRASATLLVIPSRTSAVLAKMVLRKTAGLFIMPTERETREFQTSDVIMHAAFAESRLCGQRLQGPELAAAAVDPAMTR; this is encoded by the coding sequence GTGCGACTTGCCTTGGCGCCTGAATTGGGCGCTCCCCTCGACGGGGCATGGTGGCCGCACTCGGCCTCGATAGCGCGCGAGCTACCCGAGCTCGTCGATGCCCTTGCCGGGCGTTTGGGCAATGTCCTCGCGATCAGTGTGAATTGGTCGTCGTTGGAGAGTTCGCCGGATCTCGACGCGCTGAATTGCCCGACGAAGGGCGACCATGGCCGGGTTTGTGGACATCAGCGGCTGATGATGATCACTGGCAGTCGCGCCTCGGCTACTCTCCTGGTGATACCGTCCAGAACCTCCGCTGTCCTGGCCAAGATGGTGCTGCGGAAGACTGCCGGCCTTTTTATCATGCCGACAGAACGGGAAACCAGAGAATTCCAGACCAGTGACGTCATCATGCATGCGGCATTCGCCGAAAGCAGATTGTGTGGCCAACGCTTGCAGGGGCCCGAACTTGCAGCTGCCGCTGTGGATCCAGCAATGACAAGATGA
- a CDS encoding DUF2652 domain-containing protein, protein MAIRRAVLIIADIGGYTNFMNWNRMHLAHAQWAVAELLESVIDAGKGLKLAKLEGDAAFFWAPGGDAKVVVCERVSAMRNAFLKKRERIKKDVACECDSCGQLDDLSLKFVTHQGEVAEQKVKRRLELAGVDVILVHRMLKNIVPVAEYVLMTEVVADCLDDSTRVLSMPLTHDFEGLGQTPTYYIDLAASEIRPAVPERGFFGRLTEKTRFKMQTLPFLVGAREACAGFRNLDRAGEQPV, encoded by the coding sequence ATGGCCATTCGTCGCGCCGTCCTCATCATCGCTGATATCGGCGGATACACGAACTTCATGAATTGGAACAGAATGCACCTGGCCCACGCGCAGTGGGCCGTGGCCGAGCTGCTCGAGTCGGTCATCGACGCCGGCAAGGGGCTGAAGCTAGCCAAGCTTGAGGGCGATGCCGCGTTTTTTTGGGCGCCGGGTGGCGACGCCAAAGTGGTTGTTTGCGAACGGGTATCGGCGATGCGGAACGCGTTTCTGAAGAAACGGGAGCGGATAAAGAAGGACGTCGCGTGCGAATGCGACAGCTGTGGGCAACTGGATGATCTGTCACTGAAGTTCGTCACTCACCAGGGTGAAGTTGCCGAGCAAAAGGTGAAGCGCCGGCTGGAGCTGGCCGGCGTCGACGTCATCTTGGTGCATCGAATGCTGAAGAACATCGTGCCTGTGGCCGAATATGTGCTGATGACCGAGGTCGTGGCGGATTGCCTCGACGACTCGACGCGCGTGCTGTCCATGCCGCTGACACACGATTTCGAAGGGCTCGGTCAAACGCCGACGTACTACATCGATCTCGCCGCATCCGAAATCCGGCCAGCAGTGCCGGAACGCGGCTTCTTCGGCCGATTGACCGAGAAGACGCGGTTCAAGATGCAGACGCTGCCATTTCTGGTGGGCGCCCGGGAGGCGTGCGCGGGGTTTCGCAACCTGGATCGTGCGGGAGAGCAGCCGGTCTGA
- a CDS encoding nuclear transport factor 2 family protein, with product MSISLLREMFEHMVVAKQAELIERYYHPDFLMYSDGLCQGFTEFRDSHRKIYASAIGYAVEYDEQAWVEATDRVAGRLWITTSRPGEKPTRIEVVLIAAFRGGRIYRIWETTWPSWRNVAALETY from the coding sequence ATGTCGATTTCACTGCTGCGTGAGATGTTCGAGCACATGGTCGTCGCCAAACAGGCTGAACTGATCGAACGCTACTATCATCCGGACTTTCTGATGTACTCCGACGGGTTGTGTCAAGGCTTCACCGAATTCCGTGACAGTCACCGCAAGATCTACGCCAGCGCAATCGGCTACGCGGTCGAATACGACGAGCAGGCGTGGGTGGAGGCCACCGACAGGGTCGCGGGACGGCTCTGGATCACCACGTCTCGCCCAGGTGAGAAGCCGACTCGAATCGAAGTAGTGCTCATTGCCGCCTTCCGCGGGGGCCGAATCTACCGAATTTGGGAGACGACGTGGCCGAGTTGGCGCAACGTGGCCGCGCTCGAGACCTACTGA
- a CDS encoding flavin monoamine oxidase family protein, translating to MSGLSRRKFFAATAGLSCTVGAGLAAGCASGPRSARSSNAPSSDTKSVLIIGAGMAGLAAARGLVDAGWPVRVIEARARIGGRVHTNRDWGVPVEMGASWIHGTTDNPLVDLAHKAAAQLASTDYDSPAKLAIDPRLQPITYDESTWRQLVAEARGEVDGGSLGAAIDAAATREELSEAERAELAYYVNTVIEDEYAADSDQLSATTFDRGNYSDGPQVVVTTGYDALPRSLADGLSIVLNAAVNTVVRKDNSVLVRAGDQSFEGPAAIVTVPLGVLKAGSITFDPPLPDGHRQAVTALGFGALSKSYFRFPRRTWDVENAFYQYLGSDTLWAQWLTLPAAAGPIVLAFNSGHRGRSVESGSPAELMASALPVARQLFGDDIAPVEVRSSRWTIDPYALGSYSFHATGSGLDDRRRLQEPIGDRLYLAGEAVAVDNPGTVHGALLSGRSAATELMRRLG from the coding sequence GTGTCCGGGCTATCCCGTAGGAAGTTCTTCGCGGCAACAGCCGGCCTGAGCTGCACCGTCGGCGCTGGGCTGGCGGCCGGTTGTGCATCGGGTCCGCGATCGGCGCGAAGCAGCAACGCTCCGTCGTCCGACACAAAGTCGGTCCTGATCATCGGCGCCGGAATGGCCGGACTGGCAGCCGCCCGTGGCCTGGTCGACGCAGGATGGCCGGTGCGGGTCATTGAGGCCCGGGCTCGGATCGGCGGCCGGGTTCACACGAACCGGGACTGGGGTGTACCGGTAGAAATGGGCGCCTCCTGGATTCACGGCACTACCGACAATCCCCTGGTCGATTTGGCCCACAAGGCGGCCGCGCAGCTGGCCAGCACCGACTATGACTCACCGGCAAAGCTTGCCATTGATCCTCGCCTGCAGCCGATCACCTATGACGAGAGCACCTGGCGGCAGCTGGTGGCCGAAGCTCGCGGTGAGGTCGACGGCGGGAGTCTGGGAGCGGCAATCGATGCCGCGGCGACGCGCGAAGAACTCTCCGAAGCGGAACGCGCCGAGTTGGCTTACTACGTCAACACCGTGATTGAAGACGAGTACGCCGCAGATTCGGATCAGCTTTCCGCTACCACCTTCGATCGGGGCAACTATTCGGATGGACCACAGGTCGTTGTCACCACCGGCTACGACGCCCTGCCACGGTCACTTGCCGACGGGCTCTCGATCGTCCTCAACGCCGCGGTCAATACCGTGGTACGAAAAGACAACTCGGTGCTGGTACGGGCCGGCGACCAGTCGTTTGAAGGACCAGCCGCCATTGTCACGGTGCCTCTTGGGGTCCTCAAGGCCGGCTCGATCACCTTCGATCCACCCCTGCCCGATGGCCACAGACAAGCCGTGACCGCGTTGGGATTCGGCGCCTTGTCCAAGAGCTACTTCCGCTTCCCGCGACGTACCTGGGATGTGGAGAACGCGTTCTATCAATACCTGGGCTCCGACACATTGTGGGCGCAATGGTTGACCTTGCCGGCCGCGGCCGGGCCGATCGTGTTGGCTTTCAATTCCGGTCACCGTGGTCGGTCCGTGGAGTCCGGCTCCCCCGCCGAGTTGATGGCCAGCGCGCTGCCGGTCGCCAGGCAGCTGTTCGGCGACGACATCGCACCCGTTGAGGTCCGGTCATCGAGATGGACGATCGATCCTTATGCCCTTGGCTCGTATTCGTTCCATGCGACGGGTTCCGGTCTCGATGATCGTCGTCGGCTGCAAGAGCCGATCGGTGACCGGCTCTATCTGGCCGGCGAAGCCGTGGCTGTGGACAACCCAGGCACCGTACACGGCGCGCTGCTCAGCGGTCGATCTGCTGCTACCGAGTTGATGCGCCGGCTCGGCTGA